A DNA window from Bradyrhizobium barranii subsp. barranii contains the following coding sequences:
- a CDS encoding hybrid sensor histidine kinase/response regulator, whose amino-acid sequence MDDLLREFLTETSESLDTVDNQLVKFEQEPNNAKILDNIFRLVHTIKGTCGFLGLPRLEALAHAGETLMGKFRDGMPVTGQAVTVILSSIDRIKEILAGLEATEAEPEGTDRDLIDKLEAMVEQGMAAMAAGAAAPVAEAPPLVPEAPAEAKAVPAKEMTQGSLIDQTLERPLRPGEVSLDELERAFRETAIEAPAPVVKAEPAPAAEAPAPAAKEAAKPAKEKVAPKKSMADEGAAEGDRIANQSIRVNVDTLEHLMTMVSELVLTRNQLLEISRRNEDTEFKVPLQRLSNVTAELQEGVMKTRMQPIGNAWQKLPRIVRDLSSELGKQIELEMHGADTELDRQVLDLIKDPLTHMVRNSADHGLETPAERLASGKGEQGTIRLSAYHEGGHIIICIADNGRGLNTERIKAKAISSGLVTEAELEKMSEAQIHKFIFAPGFSTAAAITSVSGRGVGMDVVRTNIDQIGGTIDIKSVAGEGSSVTIKIPLTLAIVSALIVEAAGDRFAIPQLSVVELVRARANSEHRIERIKDTAVLRLRNKLLPLIHLKKLLKIDDGAASDPENGFIVVTQVGSQTFGIVVDGVFHTEEIVVKPMSTKLRHIDMFSGNTILGDGAVIMIIDPNGIAKALGAAGSSAHDMGDENGAHHIGSGEQTTSLLVFRAGSSQPKAVPLGLVTRLEELPADKIEFSNGRYMVQYREQLMPLVAMESVTIASQGAQPILVFADDGRSMGLVVDEIIDIVEERLNIEVGGSASGILGSAVIKGQATEVIDVGHFLPMAFADWFTRKEMKPSQHSQSVLLVDDSAFFRNMLAPVLKAAGYRVRTAPTAQEGLAALRAQSFDVVLTDIEMPDMNGFEFAEVIRSDTNLGAMPIIGLSALVSPAAIERGRQAGFHDYVAKFDRPGLIAALKEQTAGAAGASELSRAAA is encoded by the coding sequence ATGGATGATCTGTTGCGGGAGTTTTTGACGGAGACCAGCGAGAGCCTGGACACCGTCGACAATCAGTTGGTGAAGTTCGAGCAGGAGCCGAACAACGCCAAGATCCTGGATAACATCTTCCGCCTGGTCCACACCATCAAGGGCACTTGCGGCTTCCTCGGACTGCCGCGGCTTGAAGCGCTGGCACATGCCGGCGAGACGCTGATGGGCAAATTCCGCGACGGCATGCCGGTGACGGGGCAGGCCGTGACGGTGATCCTGTCCTCGATCGACCGCATCAAGGAGATCCTCGCCGGGCTGGAGGCGACCGAAGCCGAGCCCGAGGGCACCGACCGCGATCTCATCGACAAGCTGGAAGCGATGGTCGAGCAGGGCATGGCGGCTATGGCCGCAGGGGCCGCTGCTCCTGTCGCTGAAGCGCCGCCGCTGGTACCGGAAGCGCCGGCCGAAGCCAAAGCCGTGCCTGCCAAAGAGATGACGCAGGGCTCGCTGATCGACCAGACCCTGGAGCGCCCGCTGCGTCCGGGCGAAGTCTCGCTCGACGAGCTCGAGCGCGCCTTCCGCGAGACCGCGATCGAAGCGCCGGCCCCCGTCGTCAAGGCCGAGCCCGCGCCGGCTGCTGAAGCTCCGGCGCCCGCCGCCAAGGAAGCTGCGAAGCCCGCCAAGGAAAAGGTCGCGCCGAAGAAGTCGATGGCCGACGAGGGCGCCGCCGAGGGCGACCGCATCGCCAACCAGTCGATCCGCGTCAACGTGGATACGCTGGAGCATCTGATGACCATGGTCTCCGAGCTGGTCCTGACCCGCAACCAGCTGCTGGAGATCTCCCGCCGCAACGAGGACACCGAGTTCAAGGTGCCGTTGCAGCGCCTCTCCAACGTCACCGCCGAGCTGCAGGAAGGCGTCATGAAGACGCGCATGCAGCCGATCGGCAATGCCTGGCAGAAGCTGCCCCGCATCGTCCGGGACCTCTCGAGCGAACTCGGCAAGCAGATCGAGCTGGAGATGCACGGCGCCGACACAGAGCTCGACCGCCAGGTGCTCGATTTGATCAAGGACCCGCTCACCCACATGGTGCGCAACTCCGCCGACCACGGCCTGGAGACCCCCGCCGAGCGGCTCGCGTCCGGTAAGGGCGAGCAGGGCACCATCCGCCTGTCCGCCTATCACGAGGGCGGCCACATCATCATCTGCATCGCCGACAACGGCCGAGGCCTCAACACCGAGAGGATCAAGGCCAAGGCGATCTCCTCCGGTCTCGTCACCGAGGCCGAGCTCGAGAAGATGAGCGAAGCCCAGATCCACAAGTTCATCTTCGCGCCCGGCTTCTCGACCGCGGCGGCCATCACCTCGGTCTCGGGCCGCGGCGTCGGCATGGACGTGGTGCGCACCAATATCGACCAGATCGGCGGCACCATCGACATCAAGTCGGTGGCCGGCGAGGGTTCCTCCGTCACCATCAAGATCCCGCTGACCTTGGCCATCGTCTCGGCGCTGATCGTCGAGGCCGCCGGCGACCGCTTCGCGATCCCGCAGCTCTCGGTGGTCGAGCTCGTCCGTGCCCGCGCCAACTCCGAGCACCGCATCGAGCGCATCAAGGACACCGCTGTCCTCAGGTTGCGCAACAAGCTCTTGCCGCTGATCCACCTCAAGAAGCTGCTCAAGATCGACGACGGCGCCGCCTCCGATCCCGAGAACGGTTTTATCGTGGTGACCCAGGTCGGCAGCCAGACCTTTGGCATCGTCGTCGACGGCGTGTTCCACACCGAAGAGATCGTGGTCAAGCCGATGTCGACGAAGCTCCGTCACATCGACATGTTCTCCGGCAACACCATTCTGGGCGATGGCGCTGTCATCATGATCATCGATCCCAACGGCATTGCCAAGGCGCTCGGCGCCGCCGGCTCCTCGGCCCATGACATGGGCGACGAGAATGGCGCGCATCACATCGGAAGTGGCGAGCAGACCACCTCGCTCCTCGTGTTCCGCGCTGGCTCCAGCCAGCCCAAGGCGGTCCCGCTCGGGCTCGTTACCCGCCTGGAAGAGCTGCCGGCCGACAAGATCGAGTTCAGCAACGGCCGCTACATGGTGCAGTACCGCGAGCAGCTGATGCCGCTCGTCGCCATGGAGAGCGTCACCATTGCGAGCCAGGGCGCCCAGCCGATCCTGGTGTTTGCGGACGACGGCCGCTCCATGGGCCTCGTCGTCGACGAGATCATCGACATCGTCGAGGAACGGCTCAACATCGAGGTCGGCGGCTCCGCCTCCGGCATTCTCGGCTCGGCCGTGATCAAGGGCCAGGCCACCGAGGTGATCGACGTCGGCCACTTCCTCCCCATGGCGTTCGCCGACTGGTTCACCCGCAAGGAGATGAAGCCGTCGCAGCACTCGCAGTCGGTGCTGCTGGTCGACGACTCGGCCTTCTTCCGTAACATGCTGGCCCCGGTGCTGAAGGCGGCCGGCTACCGCGTCCGCACCGCGCCGACCGCGCAGGAGGGCCTGGCTGCACTGCGTGCGCAGAGCTTCGACGTGGTCCTGACCGACATCGAGATGCCCGACATGAACGGGTTCGAGTTCGCCGAAGTGATCCGCTCCGACACCAATCTGGGCGCGATGCCGATCATCGGCCTGTCCGCGCTGGTGTCGCCGGCGGCGATCGAGCGCGGCCGTCAGGCCGGCTTCCACGACTATGTTGCCAAGTTCGACCGTCCCGGTCTGATCGCGGCGCTGAAGGAACAGACCGCGGGCGCCGCCGGCGCCTCCGAGCTGAGCCGGGCAGCGGCGTAA
- a CDS encoding DUF350 domain-containing protein, giving the protein MILQSLAGLPAFLVYFCTGLIAIVAYLFVYTRITPHNEFQLIRDNEPAAAIALGLSLLGFVAPLVSAIAHSANVLDCLIWAVIALIVQIIVLFLVKVPVPNLSARIAAGELAPAIWLGLSSLAAGLLNAACMIY; this is encoded by the coding sequence ATGATCCTGCAATCACTGGCCGGCCTGCCCGCCTTCCTGGTCTATTTCTGCACCGGCCTGATCGCGATCGTGGCGTATCTGTTCGTCTACACCCGCATCACCCCGCACAATGAGTTCCAGCTCATCCGCGACAACGAGCCGGCCGCCGCGATCGCGCTCGGCCTCAGCCTGCTCGGCTTCGTGGCGCCACTGGTCAGCGCGATCGCGCATTCGGCCAATGTGCTGGACTGCCTGATCTGGGCGGTCATCGCCCTGATCGTCCAGATTATCGTGCTCTTCCTGGTGAAGGTCCCGGTGCCGAACCTGTCGGCACGGATTGCCGCAGGCGAGCTTGCGCCGGCGATCTGGCTCGGGCTGTCCTCCCTCGCGGCGGGCCTGTTGAACGCCGCCTGCATGATCTACTGA
- a CDS encoding glutathionylspermidine synthase family protein, whose protein sequence is MRRIVCPERDDWRQTAEQCGFAFHTIDGERYWDESAYYAFTLDEIERGIEAPTAEIDAMCIELAGRVIGDERYLRRLKIPEAFWSLIAESWERDDRSLYGRLDLKFDGQSPAKLLEYNADTPTSIFEAAVFQWTWLEQAIERRIIPARADQFNSIHERLIAAWKEIAAGRHVHLTGTTGNEEDAGTLAYLEDTARQAGLSTRMLDIEEIGWRDEPGGFVDLDDGDIAFAFKLYPWEWMFHDAFGAKLMSAPTRWIEPPWKAVLSNKGILPLLWEMFPNHPNLLPAFFEDDARAAELGSSYVRKPLLSREGANVTLVSGGTPLDEQAGPYGAEGFVRQALSPLPNFSGFYVVVGSWLVNHEPCGLSIREDESPITGNRSRFLPHAIL, encoded by the coding sequence ATGCGACGCATCGTCTGCCCCGAGCGCGACGACTGGCGGCAGACCGCCGAACAATGCGGCTTCGCCTTCCACACCATCGACGGCGAACGCTATTGGGACGAGAGCGCCTATTACGCCTTCACGCTCGACGAGATCGAGCGCGGCATCGAGGCGCCGACAGCCGAGATCGACGCGATGTGCATCGAGCTTGCCGGCCGCGTGATCGGTGACGAGCGCTATCTGCGACGCCTGAAGATTCCGGAGGCGTTCTGGAGCTTGATCGCCGAGAGCTGGGAGCGCGACGACCGCAGCCTCTATGGCCGGCTCGATCTGAAGTTCGACGGACAGTCGCCTGCAAAGCTGCTCGAATACAACGCGGATACGCCGACCTCGATCTTCGAGGCCGCGGTGTTTCAATGGACCTGGCTCGAACAGGCGATCGAACGCCGCATCATTCCGGCGCGCGCCGACCAGTTCAACTCCATCCACGAGCGGCTGATCGCGGCGTGGAAGGAGATTGCCGCAGGCCGCCATGTCCATCTCACCGGCACCACCGGCAACGAGGAAGACGCCGGCACACTCGCTTATCTCGAGGACACCGCGCGCCAGGCGGGGCTCTCGACCAGGATGCTCGACATCGAGGAGATCGGCTGGCGCGACGAGCCTGGCGGCTTCGTCGATCTCGACGACGGCGACATCGCGTTCGCCTTCAAGCTCTATCCCTGGGAATGGATGTTCCACGACGCCTTCGGCGCCAAGCTGATGAGCGCGCCGACACGCTGGATCGAGCCGCCGTGGAAGGCGGTGCTCTCCAACAAGGGCATTTTGCCGCTGCTCTGGGAGATGTTTCCGAACCATCCCAATCTGCTGCCGGCCTTCTTCGAGGACGACGCGCGGGCAGCCGAGCTCGGCAGCTCCTACGTCCGCAAGCCGCTGCTGTCGCGCGAAGGCGCCAATGTCACGCTGGTGTCCGGAGGCACGCCGCTCGACGAGCAGGCAGGACCTTACGGCGCAGAAGGCTTCGTGCGGCAGGCATTGTCACCGCTGCCGAATTTCTCGGGCTTCTATGTGGTGGTGGGAAGCTGGCTGGTGAACCACGAGCCGTGCGGCCTGTCGATCCGCGAGGATGAGAGCCCGATCACGGGCAACCGCTCGCGGTTTCTGCCGCATGCGATTTTGTAG
- a CDS encoding response regulator — protein MRTCLVVDDSSVIRKVARRILEGLDFQILEAEDGEKALEACKRGLPDAVLLDWNMPVMDGYEFLGHLRRMPGGDQPKVVFCTTENDVAHIARALHAGANEYIMKPFDKDIVTAKFQEVGLI, from the coding sequence ATGCGCACTTGTCTCGTCGTTGATGATTCCAGCGTCATCCGCAAGGTTGCGCGCCGGATCCTGGAGGGCCTCGACTTCCAGATTCTCGAAGCCGAGGATGGTGAGAAGGCACTGGAGGCCTGCAAGCGCGGCTTGCCCGATGCCGTGCTGCTCGACTGGAACATGCCGGTCATGGACGGCTACGAATTCCTTGGCCATCTCCGGCGGATGCCCGGCGGTGACCAGCCCAAGGTGGTGTTCTGCACCACTGAGAACGACGTCGCGCACATCGCCCGTGCGCTGCACGCCGGCGCCAACGAATACATCATGAAGCCCTTCGACAAGGACATCGTGACGGCGAAATTTCAGGAAGTCGGACTTATCTGA
- the ctrA gene encoding response regulator transcription factor CtrA, which produces MRVLLIEDDSAVAQSIELMLKSESFNVYTTDLGEEGVDLGKLYDYDIILLDLNLPDMSGYDVLKQLRVSKIKTPILILSGLAGIEDKVKGLGVGADDYMTKPFHKDELVARIHAIVRRSKGHAQSVIQTGDLVVNLDTKTVEVGGQRVHLTGKEYQMLELLSLRKGTTLTKEMFLNHLYGGMDEPELKIIDVFICKLRKKLANASEGRNFIETVWGRGYVLREPHEHEERIPA; this is translated from the coding sequence ATGCGCGTTTTGCTGATTGAAGATGACAGCGCCGTCGCGCAGTCGATCGAGCTGATGCTGAAGTCTGAGAGCTTCAACGTCTACACGACCGATTTGGGGGAAGAAGGCGTCGATCTCGGTAAGTTATACGATTACGACATTATTCTTCTCGACCTCAATCTGCCCGACATGTCCGGTTACGACGTGCTCAAGCAGCTTCGGGTCTCCAAGATCAAGACACCGATTCTGATCCTCTCCGGCCTCGCCGGCATCGAGGACAAGGTCAAGGGTCTCGGCGTCGGCGCCGACGACTACATGACCAAGCCCTTCCACAAGGACGAGCTGGTAGCCCGGATCCACGCGATCGTGCGCCGCTCCAAGGGTCACGCCCAGTCGGTCATCCAGACCGGCGACCTCGTCGTCAACCTCGACACCAAGACCGTGGAAGTCGGCGGCCAGCGCGTGCATCTGACCGGCAAGGAATACCAGATGCTGGAGCTCCTCTCGCTCCGCAAGGGTACGACCCTCACCAAGGAAATGTTCCTCAACCATCTCTATGGCGGCATGGACGAGCCCGAGCTGAAGATCATCGACGTCTTCATCTGCAAGCTCCGCAAGAAGCTCGCCAACGCTTCCGAGGGCCGCAACTTCATCGAGACCGTGTGGGGCCGCGGCTATGTGCTGCGCGAGCCGCACGAGCACGAAGAGCGCATTCCCGCCTGA
- a CDS encoding protein-glutamate methylesterase/protein-glutamine glutaminase has product MSVAFAGNSTTGPSRDAGPLRVMVVDDSVVIRGLISRWIGAEHDMEVAASLRTGLEAVNQLERINPDVAVLDIEMPELDGISALPQLLAKKRDLVIIMASTLTRRNAEISFKALSLGAADYIPKPESTREASAADIFHHDLIQKIRHLGARLRRRPAVASPPLAPATPAARAPAVVRPAAPAPALHAPSSGVLSTRPFSAHAPKVLLIGSSTGGPQALMALVTELGPVIDRFPVLITQHMPPTFTTILAEHLARASRKPAAEAVDGEPVKPGRIYLAPGGKHMRVVRSGADTAIALDDGPAVNFCKPAVDPLFTSAIDIWHGNILSVILTGMGSDGMRGGKDIVAAGGNVIAQDEASSVVWGMPGAAANAGICAAILPLNQIGAKVNRLFAGDRS; this is encoded by the coding sequence ATGAGTGTTGCGTTCGCAGGTAATTCGACCACGGGTCCGTCGCGCGACGCCGGGCCGCTGCGGGTGATGGTCGTCGACGACTCGGTCGTCATACGCGGTCTGATCTCGCGCTGGATCGGTGCCGAGCATGACATGGAGGTCGCGGCCTCGCTGCGCACCGGGCTCGAGGCGGTCAACCAGCTCGAACGCATCAATCCCGACGTTGCCGTGCTCGACATCGAAATGCCCGAGCTCGACGGCATCTCGGCGCTGCCGCAACTGCTGGCGAAGAAGCGCGATCTCGTCATCATCATGGCCTCGACGCTGACCCGCCGTAACGCGGAGATCAGCTTCAAGGCGCTGTCGCTCGGTGCGGCCGACTACATTCCGAAGCCGGAGTCGACGCGCGAAGCGTCGGCCGCGGACATCTTTCATCACGATTTGATCCAGAAGATCCGTCATCTCGGCGCGCGGCTACGCCGCAGGCCCGCAGTCGCGAGCCCGCCGCTGGCGCCCGCGACCCCGGCTGCACGTGCACCGGCTGTCGTGCGGCCCGCCGCGCCCGCACCGGCTCTGCATGCGCCGTCGTCTGGGGTACTGTCCACGCGCCCGTTCTCGGCCCACGCACCGAAGGTGCTGCTGATCGGCTCCTCGACCGGCGGTCCGCAGGCGCTGATGGCGCTGGTCACCGAGCTCGGCCCGGTGATCGACCGCTTCCCGGTGCTGATCACCCAGCACATGCCGCCGACCTTTACCACCATTCTCGCCGAGCACCTGGCGCGCGCGAGTCGCAAGCCGGCGGCCGAGGCGGTCGACGGCGAGCCGGTGAAGCCGGGACGGATCTACCTCGCGCCCGGCGGCAAGCACATGCGTGTCGTGCGCAGTGGCGCGGACACGGCGATCGCGCTCGACGACGGTCCCGCCGTCAATTTCTGCAAGCCCGCGGTCGATCCGCTGTTCACCTCCGCCATCGACATCTGGCACGGCAACATCCTCTCGGTGATCCTGACGGGCATGGGCTCGGACGGCATGCGTGGCGGCAAGGACATCGTCGCCGCCGGCGGCAACGTGATCGCGCAGGACGAAGCCTCCAGCGTGGTCTGGGGCATGCCGGGCGCGGCCGCCAATGCCGGCATCTGCGCGGCGATCCTGCCGCTCAACCAGATCGGCGCCAAGGTCAACCGCCTGTTCGCGGGAGACCGCTCGTGA
- a CDS encoding chemotaxis protein CheW — translation MSNKKTQIGEGAMVEYVTAMIGGQLFGLPISRVQDVFMPERVTRVPLSSREIAGVLNLRGRIVTVVDMRARLGLPKPEDGKAPMAVGVDLRGESYGLLIDQIGEVLRLAEAGMGENPVNLDPRMAKLAGGVHRLDGQLMVVLDVDRVLELAPEMMAA, via the coding sequence ATGAGCAACAAGAAGACGCAGATCGGCGAAGGCGCCATGGTCGAATACGTCACCGCGATGATCGGCGGCCAGCTGTTCGGCCTGCCGATCTCCCGGGTCCAGGACGTGTTCATGCCCGAGCGCGTCACCCGCGTTCCCCTGTCCTCGCGCGAGATCGCGGGGGTGCTGAACCTGCGCGGCCGCATCGTCACCGTGGTCGACATGCGCGCCCGGCTCGGCCTGCCCAAGCCCGAGGACGGCAAGGCCCCGATGGCGGTCGGCGTCGACCTGCGCGGTGAATCCTACGGCCTCCTGATCGACCAGATCGGCGAAGTGCTGCGCCTTGCCGAGGCCGGCATGGGAGAGAACCCCGTCAACCTCGATCCCCGCATGGCCAAGCTCGCCGGCGGCGTCCACCGCCTCGACGGCCAGCTCATGGTCGTCCTCGACGTCGATCGCGTCCTCGAGCTCGCGCCCGAGATGATGGCGGCCTGA
- a CDS encoding CheR family methyltransferase: MTPVDYEYLRKFLKERSGLDLSADKQYLVESRLLPLARKASLPGIPDLVLKIRNGDGRLATDVVEAMTTNETFFYRDKIPFDHLRDTILPGLLQARAARRSLRIWSAASSTGQEPYSIAMCLKEMGAAFAGWRIEIVATDLSQEVLEKSRAGIYSQFEVQRGLPIQHLMKYFTQVGELWQLNADIRAMVQFRQLNLLQDFSHLGTFDVIFCRNVLIYFDQDTKAVIFERMAKGLEADGTLLLGAAESVVGITDAFRPITERRGLYQLNPARSGRPMGGLMPQPLKIAAAR; encoded by the coding sequence GTGACGCCGGTCGACTACGAATATCTGCGCAAGTTCCTGAAAGAGCGCTCTGGCCTCGATCTCTCCGCCGACAAGCAGTATCTCGTCGAGAGCCGGCTGCTGCCGCTTGCCCGCAAGGCGAGCTTGCCCGGGATTCCCGATCTCGTGCTGAAGATCAGGAACGGCGACGGCCGGCTTGCGACCGACGTGGTCGAAGCGATGACCACTAACGAGACCTTCTTCTACCGCGACAAGATCCCGTTCGATCATCTGCGCGACACCATCCTGCCGGGCCTGCTCCAGGCGCGCGCGGCGCGCAGGTCGCTCCGCATCTGGTCGGCGGCCTCGTCGACCGGGCAGGAGCCCTATTCGATCGCGATGTGCCTTAAGGAGATGGGCGCGGCCTTCGCCGGCTGGCGCATCGAGATCGTCGCCACCGATCTGTCGCAGGAGGTGCTGGAGAAATCCAGGGCTGGCATCTACAGCCAGTTCGAGGTGCAGCGCGGCCTGCCGATCCAGCACCTGATGAAATACTTCACGCAAGTCGGCGAGCTCTGGCAGCTCAATGCCGACATTCGCGCGATGGTGCAGTTCCGTCAGCTCAATCTGTTGCAGGACTTCTCCCATCTCGGCACGTTCGACGTGATCTTCTGCCGCAACGTCCTGATCTATTTCGACCAGGACACCAAGGCCGTGATTTTCGAACGCATGGCGAAGGGACTGGAAGCCGACGGCACGCTGCTGCTTGGCGCCGCCGAATCCGTCGTCGGCATCACCGACGCGTTCCGCCCGATCACCGAGCGCCGCGGTCTCTATCAGCTCAACCCCGCGCGCTCCGGCCGTCCGATGGGCGGATTGATGCCGCAGCCGCTGAAAATCGCAGCGGCGAGGTGA